From a single Miscanthus floridulus cultivar M001 chromosome 8, ASM1932011v1, whole genome shotgun sequence genomic region:
- the LOC136472987 gene encoding fatty acyl-CoA reductase 1-like yields MMYEYDSMDAARIIAYFKGKSILITGSTGFLGKILVEKILRVQPDATKIYLLVRGKDASSAKQRVQEEVIGTELFGKLSEKHGDGFQQFIQEKIVALPGDIIYDNLGLNTLEALAKDIDIIVNIAATTNFYERYDVSLDVNVMGVKHLCHFAQQCANLKMFMHVSTAYVCGDRDGLHLEKPIKPGESLCEGRYLDVDAELQLVREAKKELMDASDDERKKTERKAMKELGIQRARHFGWSNTYVFTKAMGEMLLGQLRGDMPVVVMRPSVITSVRADPLPGWMQGMRTIDTLIIGYAKQNLSCFLGDLSVVVDVIPGDMVANAMMAHSKEKAAEAVPVYHVTSSLRNPVSYSVLYESGRRHFYQNPRVGKDGKVIPTREMRFFPTIAQFYLYMLFTFKLPLEILHLVNLLLCGLFSWLYNDLNRKYKFVMHLLDVYGPFAFFNGCFDDMNLERLRLTMVMKTPEDHMFNFDPKTIDWDHYFTRIHIPGVLKYLCK; encoded by the exons ATGATGTACGAGTACGACAGCATGGACGCGGCGAGGATCATAGCGTATTTCAAGGGCAAGAGCATCCTCATCACCGGCTCAACTGGCTTTCTTGGGAAGA TTCTTGTGGAGAAGATACTCCGGGTGCAGCCTGATGCAACCAAGATCTATCTTCTTGTACGAGGGAAGGACGCGTCATCTGCAAAGCAACGCGTCCAAGAAGAG GTGATTGGCACCGAGCTGTTCGGCAAGCTGAGTGAGAAGCACGGCGACGGGTTCCAGCAGTTCATCCAGGAGAAGATTGTTGCCTTGCCTGGGGATATCATCTACGACAACCTGGGACTGAATACGCTGGAGGCTCTGGCCAAGGACATAGACATCATTGTGAACATTGCGGCAACCACAAACTTCTACGAAAG ATATGATGTCTCGTTGGACGTGAACGTGATGGGGGTGAAGCACCTCTGCCACTTTGCTCAGCAGTGCGCCAACCTCAAGATGTTCATGCATGTCTCCACTG CTTATGTCTGCGGCGACAGGGACGGGCTCCACCTGGAGAAGCCCATCAAGCCCGGCGAGTCGCTGTGTGAGGGAAGGTACCTCGACGTCGACGCCGAGCTGCAGCTCGTCagggaagccaagaaggagctcATGGACGCCAGCGATGACGAGCGCAAAAAGACAGAGAGGAAGGCCATGAAGGAGCTGGGCATCCAGAGGGCTCGCCACTTTGGGTGGTCCAACACGTACGTCTTCACCAAGGCCATGGGGGAGATGCTGCTGGGGCAGCTCCGCGGCGACATGCCTGTGGTGGTCATGCGCCCCAGCGTCATCACTAGTGTCCGGGCGGACCCGCTGCCGGGGTGGATGCAGGGCATGCGCACCATCGACACGCTCATCATCGGCTACGCCAAGCAGAACCTGTCCTGCTTCCTCGGCGACCTCAGCGTGGTCGTGGATGTCATCCCGGGGGACATGGTGGCCAACGCGATGATGGCGCACTCGAAGGAGAAGGCCGCGGAGGCGGTGCCGGTGTACCACGTCACCTCGTCGCTGCGCAACCCAGTCAGCTACTCCGTTCTGTACGAGTCCGGCCGCCGGCACTTCTACCAGAACCCGCGCGTGGGGAAGGACGGCAAGGTCATCCCCACCAGGGAGATGCGCTTCTTCCCCACAATCGCGCAGTTCTACCTCTACATGTTGTTCACCTTCAAGCTGCCGCTAGAG ATTCTGCACTTAGTGAATCTGCTGCTTTGTGGGCTCTTCTCGTGGCTCTACAACGACCTCAACCGCAAGTACAAGTTTGTGATGCATCTTCTTGACGTCTATGGCCCCTTTGCCTTCTTCAACGGATG CTTTGATGACATGAACTTGGAGCGGTTGAGGTTGACGATGGTGATGAAGACCCCTGAAGATCACATGTTCAATTTCGACCCCAAGACCATCGACTGGGACCATTACTTCACCAGAATCCACATCCCTGGTGTTCTCAAGTATTTGTGCAAGTGA